A genomic segment from Flavobacterium sp. 9R encodes:
- a CDS encoding DUF4199 domain-containing protein: MENSYICGLIKNRTYMINEIIKKNGITFGVINGIVSCMIISIIYAIDLNLFLKWWITLVIISISLTLSIILLSKTKKEIQSDFSFKDAFTTYFIYAAIGLLISTLFNIVLWNFIDPSAKETLNELTIKYTVSMMQKFNTPASAINETIKGMKENSQFDIDSQLKGYFFNLLISCIFGLIMAAFFKTRRSSQE; encoded by the coding sequence TTGGAGAATTCTTATATTTGTGGATTAATTAAAAACCGAACCTATATGATCAATGAAATTATAAAAAAAAATGGGATTACTTTTGGAGTAATTAATGGAATTGTTTCATGTATGATTATTTCAATCATATATGCAATAGATTTAAATTTATTCCTTAAATGGTGGATTACTCTTGTAATTATTTCAATTTCACTAACGTTATCCATTATACTATTATCAAAAACAAAAAAAGAAATACAGTCCGATTTTTCGTTTAAGGATGCATTTACAACTTATTTCATTTATGCTGCAATTGGTCTTTTGATTTCTACACTATTTAATATTGTATTATGGAATTTTATTGATCCTTCCGCAAAAGAAACGTTGAACGAACTTACTATAAAATATACTGTTTCGATGATGCAAAAATTCAATACTCCTGCGTCTGCAATTAACGAAACAATAAAGGGAATGAAAGAAAATAGTCAATTTGATATAGACTCACAATTGAAAGGTTATTTTTTCAATCTACTTATCAGTTGCATATTTGGTCTTATTATGGCAGCCTTTTTCAAAACTAGAAGATCTTCTCAAGAATAA
- a CDS encoding glycosyltransferase family 2 protein, with protein MNLTILIPLLNEEESLQELYTWILKVMQSNNYSYEILFLDDGSTDNSWTIIENFATTNPNVKGIRFMKNFGKSQALHAGFAQAKGDVIITMDADLQDSPDEIPGLYNMITEQKYDLVSGWKKKRYDSVVAKNLPSKLFNWAARKTSGVELNDFNCGLKAYKNVVVKNIEVSGEMHRYIPVLAKNAGFGKIGEKVVQHQARKYGETKFGMDRFINGFLDLITIWFLSRFGKRPMHLFGAIGSLMFIIGFIAAAYIGISKLYHMYNDMKYTLVTNNPWFYIALTTMVLGTQLFLAGFLGEIILRTKNNEARYKIANQINL; from the coding sequence ATGAATTTAACTATCCTAATACCACTTCTTAACGAAGAGGAATCCTTACAAGAATTGTACACTTGGATTCTAAAAGTGATGCAATCCAATAACTACTCCTATGAAATCCTTTTCTTGGACGACGGAAGTACCGACAATTCTTGGACCATTATTGAAAATTTTGCTACTACAAATCCCAACGTAAAAGGGATTCGTTTTATGAAAAACTTCGGTAAATCACAAGCGCTACATGCTGGATTTGCTCAAGCCAAAGGTGACGTAATCATCACTATGGATGCCGATTTACAAGATAGTCCTGACGAAATTCCAGGATTATACAACATGATTACCGAACAAAAATATGACTTGGTTTCGGGTTGGAAAAAGAAACGCTATGACTCGGTTGTGGCCAAAAATCTACCTTCCAAATTATTCAATTGGGCTGCTAGAAAAACATCAGGTGTTGAACTAAATGATTTCAACTGCGGATTAAAAGCCTATAAAAATGTAGTAGTCAAGAACATTGAAGTTTCTGGCGAAATGCACCGATATATTCCAGTTTTGGCTAAAAATGCTGGTTTTGGAAAAATTGGAGAAAAAGTTGTACAACATCAAGCTAGAAAATACGGAGAAACCAAATTTGGAATGGACCGTTTCATTAATGGCTTTTTGGATTTGATTACTATCTGGTTTTTATCTCGTTTTGGCAAAAGACCTATGCATCTTTTTGGCGCAATAGGCTCTTTAATGTTTATTATCGGCTTTATAGCTGCAGCTTACATCGGAATCTCCAAATTGTATCATATGTATAACGATATGAAATACACTTTGGTCACCAATAATCCTTGGTTTTATATTGCCCTAACAACAATGGTTTTAGGCACACAATTGTTTCTTGCTGGCTTCCTTGGCGAGATTATACTAAGGACAAAAAACAATGAAGCGCGATATAAAATTGCGAATCAAATCAATTTATAA
- a CDS encoding phospho-sugar mutase, with translation MYIPQNILDALNVWLTPTFDSATQDAVRELMTTAPKDLEESFYKNLEFGTGGMRGVMGVGDNRINKYTLGKSTQGLSNYLKSVFPGEQIKAAIAFDCRHNSKTLAKVVADVFSANGIEVFLFSDLRPTPELSFALKHLNCHCGIVLTASHNPPEYNGYKVYWQDGGQIVPPQDGEIINVIENLKYDEINFTANEDLIHFIDTEIDQAFIQSSIENASFNTPATAKENLNIVFTSLHGTSITVIPETLSKAGYPNVHIVEEQAVPNGDFPTVKSPNPEEPEALTMALALADKTNADIVVGTDPDCDRLGVAVRDNDGKMVLLNGNQTMILMTAFLLEKWKQAGKINGKQFVGSTIVSTPMMMELATAYGVECKVGLTGFKWIAKMIKDFPELQFIGGGEESFGFMVGDAVRDKDAVAATLLICEVAAQAKASGSSVYKELINLYVDHGFFKEHLVSLTKKGMDGLQAINQMMIDLRENPLKEINGQRVIMVEDYQSSIAKNLLSGEELTMDIPKSNVLIYYTEDGSKICARPSGTEPKIKFYISVNADLEKASDFDAVENILNQKIKNIIAAMQLN, from the coding sequence ATGTACATTCCTCAAAATATCCTAGACGCATTAAATGTATGGCTTACTCCAACATTTGACTCAGCTACACAAGACGCTGTAAGAGAATTAATGACAACAGCTCCAAAGGACTTGGAAGAAAGTTTTTATAAGAATTTAGAGTTTGGAACTGGAGGAATGCGAGGTGTTATGGGAGTTGGTGACAACCGAATTAATAAATATACTTTAGGAAAAAGCACCCAAGGTTTATCCAATTACTTGAAAAGCGTTTTTCCTGGTGAACAAATAAAAGCAGCCATTGCCTTTGACTGTCGTCACAATAGTAAAACGTTAGCAAAAGTTGTAGCAGATGTATTTTCTGCCAACGGAATCGAAGTGTTCCTTTTTTCAGATTTACGTCCTACACCAGAATTGTCTTTTGCCTTAAAACACTTGAACTGTCATTGTGGAATTGTACTAACTGCGTCTCACAATCCTCCAGAATACAATGGATACAAAGTATATTGGCAAGATGGCGGACAAATCGTTCCTCCTCAAGACGGAGAAATCATCAATGTGATTGAGAATCTGAAATATGATGAAATTAATTTCACGGCTAACGAAGACTTAATTCATTTTATCGATACAGAAATTGATCAAGCATTCATTCAATCGTCTATAGAAAATGCAAGTTTTAATACTCCAGCAACTGCCAAAGAGAATTTAAACATTGTTTTCACCTCTTTACACGGAACTTCTATAACAGTTATTCCTGAAACGCTTTCTAAAGCAGGATACCCAAATGTACATATTGTAGAGGAACAAGCTGTACCAAATGGCGATTTCCCAACCGTAAAATCACCAAATCCAGAAGAACCAGAAGCACTAACAATGGCGTTAGCATTAGCTGATAAAACAAATGCAGATATCGTAGTAGGCACAGATCCTGATTGTGATCGTCTTGGTGTTGCAGTGCGAGATAACGATGGAAAAATGGTCTTGCTAAACGGAAATCAAACGATGATTTTGATGACCGCATTCTTATTAGAAAAATGGAAACAAGCTGGAAAAATTAACGGTAAACAATTTGTAGGCTCTACTATAGTTTCTACTCCAATGATGATGGAACTTGCTACAGCCTACGGTGTGGAATGCAAAGTAGGTTTGACAGGATTCAAATGGATTGCCAAAATGATTAAAGATTTCCCTGAACTACAATTCATTGGTGGTGGAGAAGAAAGCTTTGGATTTATGGTTGGAGATGCCGTAAGAGACAAAGATGCCGTTGCTGCTACGCTACTAATCTGTGAAGTTGCTGCACAAGCAAAAGCAAGCGGTAGCTCCGTTTACAAAGAGTTAATCAACCTTTATGTTGATCATGGGTTTTTCAAAGAACATTTAGTTTCGCTAACCAAAAAAGGAATGGATGGTTTACAGGCTATTAATCAAATGATGATTGATCTTCGTGAAAATCCTTTAAAAGAAATCAACGGACAACGTGTAATTATGGTAGAAGATTACCAATCTTCAATTGCCAAAAATTTGTTGTCTGGCGAAGAATTGACTATGGACATTCCAAAATCTAATGTACTTATTTACTATACAGAAGATGGTTCTAAAATCTGTGCAAGACCAAGCGGAACCGAACCTAAAATTAAATTTTACATCAGTGTAAATGCCGATTTAGAAAAAGCTTCTGACTTTGATGCCGTAGAAAACATTCTAAATCAAAAAATAAAAAATATCATTGCTGCAATGCAATTGAACTAA
- a CDS encoding ABC transporter ATP-binding protein translates to MDDNFKKIIPFTTPYRSHVVWNVIFNILYALFSTLSFIALIPMMNVLFDTSEKITQKPVYTSIYEITKFGKEYLYYYITLLSEQNGPQFALILVIGIVIVTFLFKNLFNFLASNHLLHLKNGVLKDLRNAMYVKIINLPVSYYSEKRKGDIMARMLGDVNEVQNSFFSILELIVKEPMTIIFTLIAMISISFKLTLFVFIFIPVAGIMISKIGKSLRTKSERVQAENGYLISIVEESLSGLKVVKSYNAEQSFQDKFNNSVSRILNLSNSIGKKNNLATPLSEFLGIITICVLLWFGGQMVLTDKLPNGKALLDGAKFLAYMGLAYNILTPAKAISKASYQVKGGLAAAQRVFDVLEVENEITSKDNAIKKHTFESSIAIKNINFKYEDENVLKDFSLEVKKGQTVALVGQSGSGKSTIANLLTRFYDVNEGLIQIDDNNIKDIDLHSLRGLIGLVTQDSILFNDSIKANIALGNPNATDEEIIEALKIANAYEFVKDLPNGIHTNIGDSGNKLSGGQKQRLSIARAVLKNPPIMILDEATSALDTESEKFVQVALENMMQNRTSIVIAHRLSTIQKADVIVVMKKGKIVEQGTHEELIALEGTYNKLVTMQSLE, encoded by the coding sequence ATGGACGACAATTTCAAAAAAATAATTCCTTTTACAACCCCATATCGTTCGCATGTTGTATGGAATGTAATTTTTAATATCCTATACGCATTGTTCAGCACCTTATCGTTCATTGCCTTAATACCAATGATGAATGTGTTATTTGACACTTCTGAAAAAATAACACAAAAACCCGTTTACACTTCTATATATGAAATTACAAAATTCGGAAAGGAATACCTGTATTACTATATCACTTTGCTATCTGAACAAAACGGACCACAGTTTGCCCTTATCTTGGTTATTGGAATTGTAATTGTTACTTTTTTATTCAAAAATCTATTTAACTTCCTTGCTTCAAATCATTTATTGCATTTAAAGAATGGCGTTCTAAAAGACCTAAGGAATGCTATGTACGTAAAAATCATAAATTTGCCAGTATCCTACTATTCTGAGAAAAGAAAAGGAGATATAATGGCAAGAATGCTTGGTGATGTAAACGAGGTTCAAAATTCCTTCTTCTCTATCTTAGAACTTATTGTAAAAGAACCAATGACAATCATTTTCACATTGATTGCAATGATTTCTATTAGCTTTAAGTTAACACTTTTTGTATTTATTTTCATTCCTGTTGCCGGTATTATGATTTCGAAAATAGGAAAGTCATTGAGAACAAAATCTGAAAGAGTACAAGCAGAAAACGGATATCTGATTTCTATAGTCGAAGAATCACTATCTGGTCTTAAAGTAGTTAAAAGCTATAATGCTGAGCAAAGTTTTCAAGACAAATTCAACAACTCTGTTTCTCGTATTTTAAACTTATCCAACAGCATCGGAAAGAAAAATAATCTAGCAACTCCTTTGAGTGAATTTCTAGGTATCATTACAATATGTGTTTTACTTTGGTTTGGAGGCCAAATGGTTTTAACAGACAAACTTCCTAATGGAAAAGCCTTATTAGATGGAGCAAAATTCTTAGCATATATGGGACTAGCATACAACATTCTAACCCCAGCTAAAGCAATCTCAAAAGCATCGTATCAAGTAAAAGGTGGATTGGCAGCAGCGCAAAGAGTTTTTGACGTTTTAGAAGTTGAAAACGAAATCACTTCAAAAGATAATGCTATTAAAAAACATACATTTGAAAGCAGTATCGCTATCAAAAACATCAACTTCAAATATGAAGATGAAAATGTCCTAAAAGATTTTTCTTTAGAAGTAAAAAAAGGTCAAACAGTTGCTCTTGTTGGGCAATCTGGTAGCGGAAAAAGTACCATCGCTAACCTATTGACTCGCTTCTATGACGTAAATGAGGGCCTCATTCAAATAGATGATAATAACATAAAAGACATCGACTTACACTCGCTAAGAGGCTTAATCGGATTAGTAACACAAGACAGTATTTTATTTAATGATTCTATCAAGGCCAATATTGCTCTTGGCAATCCCAACGCAACCGATGAAGAAATCATTGAAGCCCTTAAAATTGCCAATGCCTATGAATTTGTAAAGGACCTTCCTAATGGAATTCATACCAATATCGGTGATAGCGGAAATAAATTATCTGGAGGACAAAAGCAACGTTTATCTATCGCCAGAGCGGTACTCAAAAATCCGCCAATTATGATACTAGACGAAGCCACATCTGCACTGGACACAGAAAGCGAAAAATTTGTTCAGGTTGCCTTAGAAAACATGATGCAGAACAGAACCTCTATTGTTATTGCGCATCGCCTTTCTACTATTCAAAAAGCAGATGTCATTGTAGTAATGAAAAAAGGAAAAATAGTTGAGCAAGGTACTCACGAAGAATTGATTGCTCTTGAAGGAACTTATAACAAATTAGTAACCATGCAATCCCTTGAATAG